The Herpetosiphonaceae bacterium sequence CCGATCGGCGGGCGGCATCCGAGGCAAACACAGCAGCAGGAAACGCGCCCCGCTGGAGCTCCCGGCTCAAAAACTCGTCGAGCAGCAAGCTCTGCGCCCGCAGCGCCTCGCAGCGCGGATCGTCAAGCAGATCGAGGTACTCGTCGCGAAAGGTCAGCAGACAGGATGGCTCCAGCCCGACGATCGGGACGCCGTGGGCGGCGTAGGGCACGAGCCACTCAAGCTGCGCCTGGGCCAGGCGTCTGGCCGCGCCGAGCAGCCCTTTCGAGATCATGGGCCGTCCGCAGCAGACCAGCCGCCGGGGCAGCAGCACGGTATAGCCCAGCGCTTCGAGCAGCCGTGTCGCCGCGATGCCGATCTGCGGCTCGTTGTAGAGCGTGAACGTGTCGGGAAACAAGACCACGGATCGAGAACCGGAGAGAGGAGAACGTTCATGATGCTCGTCCTCCTGTTCTCTTGCTCGCCTGTTCCTTTGTTCTTTGTTCTCTGTTCTTTGTGCTTTGTTCTGCAACAGGCGAGGGGGAGCGAGGCGTGGGAGCCACCCAGGCCCAGAGGGCACCCGCCCCGGCCTCGCGGCCCCTCGTTCTTCAAACCACTCGTCGAACGTGGGCCGGGCAAAGTGCGGCAGCGCGCGCCGACGGCTGATACCAAGCAGCCGCTCGTTGAGCAGGCCGACGCCGGGCAGCCGCAGTGCCCGGTTCGAGAGCGGCGCTAGCCTCGATCCGATGCGGTTGAGCGTGCGAATCTGGCCGAAGATTCGTGCCCGCAGCGGCGTGCCGTGCCGCGCGTAGTACTGCGCCAGCCACTCGCTTTTGAGCCGGGTCATGTTGACGCGCGACGGACACTCGGCGGTGCAGCCTTTGCACTCAATGCACAGATCGAGCACCTCGCGCATCCGGTCGCTCCATAGCTCAGCGGCGGGCAGCGCGCCGCCAAGCGCCAGCCGCAGCGCGTTTGCCCGTCCGCGCGTCGAGTGCTCTTCGGCGCGTGTCACCATGAAGCTGGGACACATCGTGCCGCTGTCGGTTTTGCGACACGCGCCGTTGCCGTTGCATAGCTCAGCCGCGCCGAGCATGCCGTCCGTATCACGAAACGCAAAGTGAGTACGCAGCGTCACCGGCTGTCCGCGCGGCGGGACGTAGCGCAGGTGCGCATCGAGCGGCGGCGCGTCCACGATCTTGCCAGGATTCAGCATGCCCTGCGGATCGAAGGTGTGCTTGATCGTCTGGAAGGCGGCGTAGAGATCGGGGCCGAAGACCGCCCGATTGTGCTCGGAGCGCAGCAGGCCATCGCCGTGCTCGCCGCTGACCGCGCCGCCGTACTCCAGGGCAAGATCGCGAATGGCCTCGGAGAGCGCGCGGAACTTCTGAACATCGCGCGGATCGTGGAGGTTGAGCAGGGGACGCACATGGAGCAGCCCCACGCTGGCATGGCCGTAGAACGCCGCGATTGTGCCGTGCTCCTCGATCAGCGCCTTAAAGCGCCGGATGTAGTCGGCCAGCCGTTCGGGCGGCACGGCGCTATCTTCGACACATGTCTCCGGCTTGAGGCCGGGCGACATGCTTTGCAGCAGCGGCAGGCCCGCCTTGCGC is a genomic window containing:
- a CDS encoding FAD-linked oxidase C-terminal domain-containing protein, giving the protein ILEAKLRLVPRPAASGVVLLEFADLFDALEAVVPCLECAPVAVELLDDLLLDLTRRSLAFKDSLAILKTEAAALLLVEFFGDDPTDVAAQIERLLAHLPARARVAAATRAVTAAEKAPIWLVRKAGLPLLQSMSPGLKPETCVEDSAVPPERLADYIRRFKALIEEHGTIAAFYGHASVGLLHVRPLLNLHDPRDVQKFRALSEAIRDLALEYGGAVSGEHGDGLLRSEHNRAVFGPDLYAAFQTIKHTFDPQGMLNPGKIVDAPPLDAHLRYVPPRGQPVTLRTHFAFRDTDGMLGAAELCNGNGACRKTDSGTMCPSFMVTRAEEHSTRGRANALRLALGGALPAAELWSDRMREVLDLCIECKGCTAECPSRVNMTRLKSEWLAQYYARHGTPLRARIFGQIRTLNRIGSRLAPLSNRALRLPGVGLLNERLLGISRRRALPHFARPTFDEWFEERGAARPGRVPSGPGWLPRLAPPRLLQNKAQRTENKEQRNRRAREQEDEHHERSPLSGSRSVVLFPDTFTLYNEPQIGIAATRLLEALGYTVLLPRRLVCCGRPMISKGLLGAARRLAQAQLEWLVPYAAHGVPIVGLEPSCLLTFRDEYLDLLDDPRCEALRAQSLLLDEFLSRELQRGAFPAAVFASDAARRSVLVHGHCHQKALASTAPTITLLRAAGFEPRELESGCCGMAGSFGYEREHYAISLAIGERVLLPAVRAAPPDTPIVAMGTSCRQQIAHATGRRARHIAELLWERIAQQAGVNRAGIIE